Part of the Corynebacterium canis genome is shown below.
TTGCGGGCGAAATGGCGGGCAAACGTTTGGCCGAAGACGGCGCCGCGAACGTATTGTGCGTGATTCATGAGCAGGGCAATTCTTCGCAGGAGGCACGCTGCGGGGGTATTGAAAAAGGCCTTGGAAAGAAGGTGGAAATCCTGTACGTGAACGGCCAGGACCTCACCAGCGTGCAAGCGACCGTGCAAACCAAGCTCGCCCAAGACCCGAGCATCGATTGGATCATGGGTTTGGTTGCCCCGGTAGCGCTCACCAGCGTTCAATCCGTGGAAGCCGCCGGTAGTAAGGCCAAGATTTCCACCTTTGACACCAATGGCGAGCTCGTGGATGCGATCAAGTCCGGCACCATCGAATGGGCCGTTGACCAGCAGCCTTACCTGCAGGGCTACCTTGCCGTGGATTCACTGTGGCTGGACGTGCGCAACGGCTCCACGCTCGGCGGCGGGAACCCGGTATATACGGGCCCCTCGTTCGTCGACGCGGACAATGTCGAACAAATTGCCGACGCCGCGAAGGCGGGCCTGCGATGACCACAACCACGACTACTCCCGCAGCGACCGACAACGGGCACGAGGATCGGCTGCCCACTCGGTCCACCTTTGATAGGGTGATCCGCCGCCCCGAACTCGCCAGCCTATTGGGCGCGATAGTTATCTTTGTGTTGTTTATGGTGGTGGCTCCGGCATTTCGTTCGTGGGATTCCGTAGCCACGGTGCTGTACACCTCTTCCACCATGGGCATCGTCGCCCTCGCGGTAGGCATGCTGATGATCGGCGATGAGTTCGATCTTTCCTCTGGCGTTGCGGTAACCACCGCCGCCCTCGCGGCCACCATGTTGAATTACAACCTGCACCTTAACTCGTGGGTCGGTGCCGCCATCTCGCTGGCAATCGCACTGGCTATCGGTGCGCTCAACGGCTGGCTCGTCACTCGAACAGGTATTCCATCGTTCCTTATTACCCTGAGCGCGTTCCTGATGCTGCAGGGGCTGAACCTGGCCATCACCAAGCTGGTGACCAACCAGGTAGCCACCCCGACCATCGCGGATATGGAAGGGTTTTACTCCGCCAATATGGTCTTTGCCAGCAATGTCAATGTGTTCGGCGTGCAGGTTCGCGTCACCGTGTTTTGGTGGATCCTCTTTGTTGTCCTCGCGTCGCTCCTGTTGCACCGCACCCGTTTTGGCAACTGGATTTTCGCCGCCGGTGGTGACGCGGAGGCGGCCTATGCGGTGGGCGTCCCCGTGCGCCGCGTGAAGATCACGCTGTTTATGTTTGTGGGTTTCGCCGCCTGGTTTGTGGGCATGCACACCCTGTTTACCTTTGATTCCATCCAGGCCGGCCAAGGTGTGGGCAACGAGTTTCTGTATATCATCGCCGCGGTCATCGGCGGGTGCGCGCTGACGGGCGGTAAGGGCACGGCCGTCGGCACTGCTATTGGGGCGCTGATCTTCGGCATGACCAACCAGGGCATCGTGTATGCGGGCTGGAACCCGGATTGGTTCAAGTTCTTCCTCGGCGCCATGCTGCTGTTTGCCGTTGTAACAAACCTGTTCGTGGCTCGGTATACGGAGGCTCGCTGATGTCCATTGTGTCGCTTGTGGATGTTTCCAAGAGCTACGGCACGTTCCGCGCGTTGTCCGGCGTGAACCTTGATATCGACGCTGGCGAGGTCGTGTGCGTGCTGGGGGATAACGGCGCCGGCAAGTCTACGTTGATTAAGGTGCTCGCGGGCCTGCACCCGCCCACGTCCGGCGAGGTGCTTATCGACGGCGCGCCGGCCCACCTTGACTCGCCCGCTGCGGCGTTGGAGGCTGGCATCGCCACCGTGTATCAGGACCTCGCCGTGGTTGACCAGATGTCGGTGTGGCGCAATTTCTTCCTTGGCCAGGAATTGACGGGCCCGTTCGGGTTGCTCAAGCGTGCGGAGATGCGTTCGATTACGCGCGAGCAATTACGTTCGATGGGTATTGACCTTCCCGATGTGGAGGTTCCGGTGTCGAGTTTGTCGGGCGGCCAGCGCCAAGTTGTCGCCATTGCGAGGGCGATTTATTTTGGTGCCCGGGTGGTGATTTTGGACGAACCTACCGCCGCTTTGGGGGTAAAGCAATCGGGAATGGTGTTGCGGTTTATTGCCGCCGCGCGTGACCGTGGTACAGCGGTTGTATTGATCACTCACAATCCGCATCATGCGCACTTAGTTGGTGATCGATTTACCATTTTGAACATGGGGAAGCAGGTACTAAGCGCAGGTAGAGACCAAGTTACGGTCGATGAATTGGCGCTGCAAATGGCGGGCGGCGGTGAGCTAGATACGTTGCAACACGAATTGGCGCGGTGACATTTTTTGGATACTACGCGCGCAAGGTTTATTAGATTGTGACCAACACGGCTAACTATCGCAGTAGATACTAAACGTTCTGTCTAATAGCATTCCTGTATATGACGTCATTATCTGAGCTGCTGGCAACGGATGCGATCGCTCTGGATGTCCAGGTGCCCCATTGGGAAGCCGCGATCCGGCTCGCGGGGCAACTCCTCGAATGCACGGGTGCGGTCGAGCCGGAATATACGGAGGCGATGGTGGACGTTGTCAAGGACAACGGGCCGTATATCGTCGTCGCCCCCGGGTTTGCATTCGCACATGCGCGTCCTTCCCGTGCGGTGCACACGACCGCCATGGCGTGGGTGCGCCTCGCGGAGCCCGTGGAGTTCGGCCATGCGAAGAATGACCCGGTGTCGCTCGTGGTGGCGTTGGCGGCGAAGGATAGTACGGAGCATCAGAAGGCGATGGCGCAGCTCGCCCGCATGCTCAGCAAGCCGGACACGAAGGCGCTTCTCGACGCCGCGATGAGCGGCCAAGACCTCCTAGCAATCCTCGGTGACCAATCCGCGGCGCCCGAACCGGAGGAGATTACCGATACCGCCCGGAATAAGATCTTGACGGTCTGCGGCAATGGCCTGGGCACGTCCCTGTTTTTAAAGAACACGCTGCAGGAGGTGCTGAGCCGGTGGGGTTGGGCACCGTATATCACCGTTGAGGCCACAGACACGATCTCCGCGAAGGGTAAGGCCAAGGAGGCGGATCTGATCTTGACCTCCGGCGAGATCGCGCACACGCTTGGCGATCTTGGGGTCCCGGTGGCCGTTATTCATAATTTCACTGATCCATTTGAGGTGGACGCCGTGTTGCGTGACCTCTACGACGTCTAGGAGACCATCGTGGATGTAGTCATCTCGATCTCCGAATTCCTTGTCAACGAGATCCTGGCGGTACCCGCCTTTCTCATTGGTTTGATCACGGCGGTCGGTCTGGCCGCCCTGAAGAAACCCAGCGGCCAGGTCATCGGTGGTGCCTTCAAGGCCACCTTGGGGTTCCTGCTGATCGGTGCGGGGGCCACGCTGGTGGTGGCCTCCCTGGAACCGCTTGGCGCGATGATCCAAGGGGCCACCGGGGCGCAGGGCGTGGTGCCCACCAATGAGGCCATTGCGGGCATTGCCCAGCAGCAATATGGTGCGCAGGTCGCCTGGTTGATGATCTTGGGTTTTGCCATCAGCCTGGTGCTGGCGCGTTTTACCCCGCTGCGCTATGTGTTCCTGACGGGGCATCACGTGCTGTTTATGGCCACCATGCTCACCATCATTTTGGCCACCGCGGGTTATAGCTCGTGGGTGGTGGTGCTCGGCGGCGGCGTGCTCCTGGGCGTCTTGATGGTGTCCATGCCCGCCTTGGTGCACCCCTGGATGCGGCGGGTGACTGGTGATGATTCGATCGCCATGGGGCATTTCGGCTCCGCGGGCTATATCGCGGCGGGCGCGGTGGGCTCGTTGGTGGGTGGGAAACGCAGCCGCTCCACCGAGGAATTGGTGCTGCCGGAGGGCCTGCGCTTCCTGCGGGATTCCATGGTGGCCACGGCGCTTTCCATGGTGATTATGTATGTGATCCTGGCGCTGGCCATGCTGTGGCGGGTGGGCAAGGAGCAGGCCTTCGGCGCGTTTGAAGACGGTGCCACCAGCGTGGGGAATTACCTCATGCAATCGGTCACCCAGGGCCTGCAATTCGGCGTGGCGGTGGCCGTGATCCTGTTTGGTGTGCGCACCATCCTTGGGGAGCTCGTGCCGGCCTTCCAAGGTATCGCGGCGAAGGTGGTGCCGGGTGCCATTCCGGCCCTGGATTGCCCGATCGTGTTCCCCTACGCCCAGAACGCCGTGCTTATCGGCTTTATTTCGTCCTTTGTCGGCGGCCTAGTTGGGCTGCTGATCTTGTCTTCGGTATTGAATCCGCAATTCGGCGTGGCGCTGATCCTGCCCGGCTTGGTTCCGCACTTCTTTACCGGCGGTGCCGCAGGCGTGTTTGGCAATGCCACCGGCGGCCGCAGGGGGGCGGTCTTCGGGGCGTTTACAAACGGCCTGCTGATTACCTTCCTGCCCGCGTTTTTGCTTCAGGTGTTGGGGGACTTCGGTTCCGAAAACACCACCTTCGGCGACGCGGACTTTGGCTGGTTCGGCATCGCGGTGGGTTCCGCGGCCAAGCTTGGTGGTCTCGGCGGCTTGGCGCTGATCGCATTGGTAGGAGTCGTGGTGTTTGGTTTGGCAATAATTACGCAGAAGAAAATGGCTGGCAGCGTGATGGCTAGCATCACCGAGGCCCCCGAGCCGCCGCCGAACAAATACCCGAAGATCGCGCCGCCCAAGGGGGCGCCGAAACCCCCGCCTGTGCTGGAGCTGCACTAGGTGCTCGGGAGGGCGCGGCGTCGAAAAGAAAACATCTTGTGTGCTGGAGAGTTCTACTGTAAGGTTGCGCCTTGGACCTGAAATAGGTCTGTGTACGTTATTATTCCTACTTTGTTGTAGGCCCCCCGCCCCACGGCGTCCATCTCTTTTCAGGCAGCGAGCCGCAGCATTATTGAGTGCTGGTGGCGAGAGTGGCCGGTGACAGGTGATAACGCCGGGTGGGGAAGGAACCGCAACGAGAAAGGCTCCAAGGTCACCTTATGACCATGACTGATCCTATCGCCGACATGTTGTCGCGCGTGCGTAACGCAAACAATGCGTACCACGACACCGTGTCGATGCCCTCTTCGAAGCTGAAGGTCAATATTGCAGAGATCCTGAAGCAAGAGGGCTACATCGCTGACTACTCTGTTGAGGACGCCAAGGTTGGCAAGACCCTCAACATCACCCTGAAGTACGGCCCGACCCGTGAGCGCTCCATCGCAGGTGTGCGTCGCGTGTCCAAGCCGGGTCTGCGTGTGTATGCAAAATCCACCAACCTGCCGAAGGTGCTGGGCGGCTTGGGCGTGGCTATTATCTCCACGTCTCAGGGTCTGCTCACCGATCGCCAGGCCAACCAGAAGCGCGTGGGCGGAGAAGTCCTCGCCTACGTGTGGTAAGGGAGGACTGAGTACACATGTCGCGTATTGGTAAGAATCCGGTTGTTATCCCCGCCGGTGTGGAAACGAAGATCGACGGCCAGCTGGTGGACGTCAAGGGCCCGAAGGGTTCCTTGTCTTTCGAGGTTCCGGCGCCGATCGTTGTGAACCAGGAGGGCAACGAGATCGTTGTCACCCGCCCGGATGATAACCGTAAGAGCCGCGCCCTGCACGGGCTGTCCCGTTCGCTGATCCACAACATGGTTGTTGGTGTCACCGAGGGCTACACCATCAAGATGGAAATCTTCGGTGTTGGTTACCGTGTGCAGGCTAAGGGTAAGGACCTGGAGTTCTCCCTCGGCTACAGCCACCCGATTCTGATTGAGGCTCCGGAGGGCGTCACCTTTGCGGTTGACGGCACCACCAAGTTCTCCATTTCGGGTATCGACAAGCAGAAGGTCGGCCAGATCGCCGCTATCATCCGTCGCCTGCGGAAGGACGACCCCTACAAGGGTAAAGGCATCCGCTACGAGGGTGAGCAGATCCGCCGCAAGGTCGGAAAGACGGGTAAGTAATGAGCAATACCGCAGAGAACAAGCGTCTCCCAATCGGCAAGGACATTTCCACTCGGCGTCGTTTGGCACGTGCCCGCCGCCATGGACGTATCCGCAAGACCCTGCGCGGCACCCCCGAGGCGCCGCGTTTGGTTGTGCACCGCACCTCCCGTCACATGCACGCTCAGGTTATCGACGATCTCGCGGGCCACACCCTGGCCGCCGCCTCCACCATGGAAGCCGATGTGCGCGCCATGGAAGGCGACAAGAAAGCCCGTGCAGCTAAAGTTGGCGAGCTCATCGCTGAGCGCGCCAAGGCTGCCGGCATCGAGGTCATCGTCTTTGACCGTGCAGGTTACAAGTACCACGGCCGCGTCGCCGCACTCGCGGACGCTGCCCGTGAAGGTGGTCTGAAGTTCTAATGGCCACCATCAAAAACATCAACGGAAGGAACGCGTAATGCCGGGACGTGAACGGCGTGACGGCGGACGCTCCGCCGACAATACCAACGAAAACCGCAACGAGCGTCGGGGCCGCAACCGCGACGACCGTCGCAACCAGCAGCAGGACGAGCGCTCGCAGTACATCGAGCGCGTTGTCACCATCAACCGTGTCTCCAAGGTGGTCAAGGGTGGCCGTCGCTTCAGCTTCACCGCCTTGGTCATCGTCGGTGACGGCCAAGGCATGGTCGGCGTAGGCTACGGCAAGGCCAAGGAAGTTCCCGCCGCAATCCAAAAGGGCGCTGAAGAAGCACGTAAGAACTTCTTCCGCGTCCCGATGGTGGCGGGCACCATCACCCACCCCGTCCAGGGGGAGGCAGCCGCCGGCATCGTGATGATGCGCCCGGCCGCCCCCGGTACCGGTGTGATCGCCGGTGGCGCCGCCCGCCCCGTGCTGGAATGCGCCGGTGTGCAGGACATCCTGTGCAAGTCTCTCGGCTCTGACAACGCCATCAACGTCGTCCACGCCACCGTGGATGGCCTGAAGCAGCTGGTCCGCCCCGAAGAGGTCGCAGCCCGCCGCGGCAAGACCCTCGAAGAGGTTGCCCCGGCACGCATGCTGCGCGCACGCGCAGGTCAGGAGGCGTAAATCATGGCCCTGAAGATTACTCAAACCAAGGGCACCGTCGGTGCCAAGAAGAATCAGAAGGAATCGCTGCGCAGCCTTGGCCTGAAGCGCATTCGCCACAGTGTGGTCCGCCCCGACACCCCCCAGGTTCGCGGCATGATCAACGTGGTGCGCCACATGGTTGAGGTCGAAGAAGTGGCGGGGGAGTAGGTACAACATGAGCGAACCAATTAAGCTCCACGACCTGCGCCCGGCACCGGGCGCCAACAAGGCCAAGACCCGCGTCGGCCGCGGTGAGGCCTCCAAGGGTAAAACCGCTGGTCGCGGTACCAAGGGTACCAAGGCTCGCAAGCAGGTTTCGGCAGCATTCGAAGGTGGCCAAATGCCACTGCACATGCGCCTGCCGAAGCTCAAGGGCTTCAAGAACCCCAATAAGGTTGTCTTCCAGGTGGTCAACGTTGCCGACCTGGAAAAGGCATTCCCCAACGGTGGCGAGATCAAGATCTCGGACATTGTTGGTGCCGGCTTGGCCCGCAAGAAGCAACCGGTGAAGATCCTGGGCAACGGTGACCTCAACGTAGCGTTGAACGTTACCGCCACCAAGTTCTCCCGCTCCGCAAAGGAGAAGATCGAAGCAGCTGGCGGCTCCGTCACGGAAGCTTAAGGCTACTAGGATCGCGACAACCCCCGAATGGAAAACGTCGGGGGTTTTCGCATGGGTGGGGTAGGCGGGGCGTCGATAAGCGGGGGTGGCCGATAACCTGAATCCATTGTGTGAGGCATAAAACCGCGAGGTAAGCCTACTTAAGCGGGCCCTGATGGGGTCCAAGCTAGGCGTCGCCTTGTTGATGCTGCTAGGATTGTGCAGTCTATGAACTTTGCGCGCCGATCGTGGTGCGCGGAACCAAACTAATCACACAACCTGCCCACTCGGGACTATTCACGGCACCTAAGTGGGTGGCCAGGAGGATATGTGTCCGCCTTAGTATCGGCATTTAAGGACGCTGATCTGCGCAAAAAGATCCTGTTTACGATCGCCATGATCGTGCTGTACCGGATCGGTGCCCAAATCCCGTCACCGGGCGTAGATTATGCGTCTATTAGCGGTCGCCTGCGGGAGCTTACGCAAGATCAGTCCAGTGTATATTCGCTGATCAACCTGTTTTCGGGTGGCGCGCTATTGCAACTGTCCGTCTTTGCTATCGGCATCATGCCGTACATCACGGCATCCATCATCGTGCAATTGCTCACCGTGGTAATCCCCCACTTTGAGGAGCTGAAAAAGGAGGGCCAAGCGGGGCAATCCAAGATGATGCAATACACCAGGTACCTCACCGTGGGGTTGGCGTTGCTGCAATCCGCGGGCATCGTGGCGCTGGCCGACCGTGGGCAGCTTCTAGGCACCGGCGTGGAAGTGCTGCGCGCAGATCGCGGCGTGTTCGACCTTGTGGTGCTCGTGCTGACCATGACGGCGGGCGCGGTGCTGGTGATGTGGATCGGCGAACTGATGACCGAAAAGGGCATCGGCAACGGTATGTCGCTGCTGATCTTCGCCGGTATTGCCACCCGGTTGCCTTCCGACGGCGCGGGCATCCTCGCCAGCTCTGGGGGCGGCGTGTTCGCACTGGTGTTGGTGGCCGTAATCATCTTGGTTGTGGGCGTTGTGTTCATCGAGCAAGGCCAGCGCCGCATCCCCGTGCAATACGCCAAACGCATGGTCGGACGGCGCCAATACGGGGGTACCTCCACCTACCTGCCGCTGAAGGTGAACCAGGCGGGCGTGATCCCCGTGATCTTCGCGTCCTCGCTGATCTATGTGCCGGTGTTGATCACCCAGATCGTGCAATCCGGGCAGACGCAGGTGAGCGATAACTGGTGGCAGCGGAACGTGATCCAGTTCCTGCAGACCCCCTCTTCGTGGCAGTACATTTTGCTGTACTTTGTGCTGATTATCTTCTTCTCGTACTTCTACGTTTCCGTGCAGTACGACCCCACTGAGCAGGCAGATAACATGAAGAAGTACGGCGGTTTTATCCCGGGCATTCGCCCAGGGCGGCCGACGGCACAGTACCTCGGTTATGTGATGAATCGCTTGTTATTTGTGGGTGCCCTGTACCTTGGAATTATCGCGGTGCTCCCGAACATTATGTTGGACTTGGGGGTAGGGACCACGAACGCTGGTTCCACCCCGTTTGGTGGTACCGCGATTCTGATCCTCGTGTCTGTGGCGCTGACTACTGTGAAGCAGATCGAGAGTCAGCTCCTACAAAGTAACTATGAAGGGTTCCTCAAATGAGACTCGTACTCCTTGGTCCTCCCGGTGCCGGAAAAGGCACTCAAGCCGCCATTCTTTCCGAGCGCTTGGGTGTTCCGCACATTTCCACCGGCGACCTATTCCGCGCCAATATTGGTGAAGGTACTCCCCTCGGCATCGAGGCCAAGCAGTACATCGATGCGGGAAAGCTTGTTCCAACCGACGTGACCGCACGCATGGTGGAATCCCGCTTGGACGAAGCTGACGCCGCGAACGGGTTCCTGCTCGACGGCTTTCCGCGCACCGTGGAACAGGCCGAATTGCTGGAAGGCATCCTTGGCAAGCACGGCCATAAGCTCGATGGTGTGATCGAATACCGGGTTTCCGAGGACGTGGTGGTGGAGCGCATGCTGTCCCGCGGACGCGCCGACGATAACGAGGAGACGATCCGCACTCGCCTGGGCGTGTACCGGGATGAGACCGCGCCGCTAATCGGCCACTACGGGGATCAATTGATCACCATCGAGGCGGAAGGCACCGTGGACGAGATCCTGGCCCGTACGCTCGAGGCCCTTAATGCCTAGCTAGAAGCTCAATTCGCCCCGCTGCCGGAAGGTGGTGGGGCGTTTTTGCTGTTGAAGGATGGGTTGTATGCAGCCGTTGACCTGCGATCGTCCGGAATTTCTTCGTTGGGGTGGTCAATGAAGAATGGAAGGACGAGCTGCGGGGTTTTCGGCCGTGATTCGTCCGGAATTTCTTCGTTAGGCTCCCGAATGAAGAATAGAAAGACCAGCCCCAGGTCGGCGGTTGTGCGCAACCCACCGCCAGGAACGCAACCAAGGAGTATCCGCGTTTTGTTGCTCAGCCAAGCCGGGGTCTAGCATTGGTTGACACATAACACGTAGAAGATCTGTAAAGGTAGCACCATGGGCTTCCGCTCAAAAAAGAAAATCGCCGCAAAGAGTCCAGGGGAGTTGGATGCGATGCAGGCGGCAGGGGAGATTGTCGGCAAAGCGTTGCAGGCGGTTAAGGCTGCGGCGGCACCGGGGGTCACCACCCTGGAGCTCGACGCGATCGCGGAGGAGACCATCAGGAATGCCGGCGCGATCCCCACGTTCCTGGGTTATCAGGGCTTCCCGGGTTCCATTTGCGCCTCCGTGAATGAGGTGATCGTGCATGGGATTCCGAGTGCGGATACGGTGTTGCAGGCGGGCGATCTGGTGTCCATCGATTGCGGCGCTACGTTCGAAGGCTGGGTGGGGGATTCGGCGTGGACGTTTGGCGTGGGCGAACTCGATGCGCAGGCCCAGGCGTTGAACGAGGCCACCGAGTGGGTGCTGCAGGAAGGGCTGCGGGCGATGCTCCCCGGTAATAGGCTTACCGACGTCTCGCACGCGCTGGAAGTAGCCACCCGCAAGGCCGAACAACGTTTCGGCGTGGCTCTTGGGATTGTGTCGGGCTATGGCGGGCATGGCATTGGCCGCACGATGCACGAGGACCCGTTCCTAGCCAACGAGGGGCGCGGCGGGCGTGGTCCGATTATCCAAGAGGGCAGCGTTCTGGCCATCGAACCGATGCTTACCTTAGGCACAACTGAGT
Proteins encoded:
- the rplF gene encoding 50S ribosomal protein L6, whose translation is MSRIGKNPVVIPAGVETKIDGQLVDVKGPKGSLSFEVPAPIVVNQEGNEIVVTRPDDNRKSRALHGLSRSLIHNMVVGVTEGYTIKMEIFGVGYRVQAKGKDLEFSLGYSHPILIEAPEGVTFAVDGTTKFSISGIDKQKVGQIAAIIRRLRKDDPYKGKGIRYEGEQIRRKVGKTGK
- a CDS encoding ATP-binding cassette domain-containing protein; the protein is MSIVSLVDVSKSYGTFRALSGVNLDIDAGEVVCVLGDNGAGKSTLIKVLAGLHPPTSGEVLIDGAPAHLDSPAAALEAGIATVYQDLAVVDQMSVWRNFFLGQELTGPFGLLKRAEMRSITREQLRSMGIDLPDVEVPVSSLSGGQRQVVAIARAIYFGARVVILDEPTAALGVKQSGMVLRFIAAARDRGTAVVLITHNPHHAHLVGDRFTILNMGKQVLSAGRDQVTVDELALQMAGGGELDTLQHELAR
- a CDS encoding PTS sugar transporter subunit IIA, with translation MTSLSELLATDAIALDVQVPHWEAAIRLAGQLLECTGAVEPEYTEAMVDVVKDNGPYIVVAPGFAFAHARPSRAVHTTAMAWVRLAEPVEFGHAKNDPVSLVVALAAKDSTEHQKAMAQLARMLSKPDTKALLDAAMSGQDLLAILGDQSAAPEPEEITDTARNKILTVCGNGLGTSLFLKNTLQEVLSRWGWAPYITVEATDTISAKGKAKEADLILTSGEIAHTLGDLGVPVAVIHNFTDPFEVDAVLRDLYDV
- the rpmD gene encoding 50S ribosomal protein L30; translated protein: MALKITQTKGTVGAKKNQKESLRSLGLKRIRHSVVRPDTPQVRGMINVVRHMVEVEEVAGE
- a CDS encoding PTS ascorbate transporter subunit IIC, coding for MDVVISISEFLVNEILAVPAFLIGLITAVGLAALKKPSGQVIGGAFKATLGFLLIGAGATLVVASLEPLGAMIQGATGAQGVVPTNEAIAGIAQQQYGAQVAWLMILGFAISLVLARFTPLRYVFLTGHHVLFMATMLTIILATAGYSSWVVVLGGGVLLGVLMVSMPALVHPWMRRVTGDDSIAMGHFGSAGYIAAGAVGSLVGGKRSRSTEELVLPEGLRFLRDSMVATALSMVIMYVILALAMLWRVGKEQAFGAFEDGATSVGNYLMQSVTQGLQFGVAVAVILFGVRTILGELVPAFQGIAAKVVPGAIPALDCPIVFPYAQNAVLIGFISSFVGGLVGLLILSSVLNPQFGVALILPGLVPHFFTGGAAGVFGNATGGRRGAVFGAFTNGLLITFLPAFLLQVLGDFGSENTTFGDADFGWFGIAVGSAAKLGGLGGLALIALVGVVVFGLAIITQKKMAGSVMASITEAPEPPPNKYPKIAPPKGAPKPPPVLELH
- a CDS encoding substrate-binding domain-containing protein, whose amino-acid sequence is MVLGTAVILAGCSSTGGAPRTETGGANGVGEGGGVDTQRKVVALVSHGAPGDTFWDLVRKGAEDAARKSNIELRYSSDPQAPNQANLVQSAIDSNVDGIAVTMPNAQAIGPAAQKAVDAGIPVVGLNAGMTEYQKYGLQGFFGQDESVAGEMAGKRLAEDGAANVLCVIHEQGNSSQEARCGGIEKGLGKKVEILYVNGQDLTSVQATVQTKLAQDPSIDWIMGLVAPVALTSVQSVEAAGSKAKISTFDTNGELVDAIKSGTIEWAVDQQPYLQGYLAVDSLWLDVRNGSTLGGGNPVYTGPSFVDADNVEQIADAAKAGLR
- a CDS encoding ABC transporter permease, producing MTTTTTTPAATDNGHEDRLPTRSTFDRVIRRPELASLLGAIVIFVLFMVVAPAFRSWDSVATVLYTSSTMGIVALAVGMLMIGDEFDLSSGVAVTTAALAATMLNYNLHLNSWVGAAISLAIALAIGALNGWLVTRTGIPSFLITLSAFLMLQGLNLAITKLVTNQVATPTIADMEGFYSANMVFASNVNVFGVQVRVTVFWWILFVVLASLLLHRTRFGNWIFAAGGDAEAAYAVGVPVRRVKITLFMFVGFAAWFVGMHTLFTFDSIQAGQGVGNEFLYIIAAVIGGCALTGGKGTAVGTAIGALIFGMTNQGIVYAGWNPDWFKFFLGAMLLFAVVTNLFVARYTEAR
- a CDS encoding adenylate kinase, with protein sequence MRLVLLGPPGAGKGTQAAILSERLGVPHISTGDLFRANIGEGTPLGIEAKQYIDAGKLVPTDVTARMVESRLDEADAANGFLLDGFPRTVEQAELLEGILGKHGHKLDGVIEYRVSEDVVVERMLSRGRADDNEETIRTRLGVYRDETAPLIGHYGDQLITIEAEGTVDEILARTLEALNA
- the rpsE gene encoding 30S ribosomal protein S5: MPGRERRDGGRSADNTNENRNERRGRNRDDRRNQQQDERSQYIERVVTINRVSKVVKGGRRFSFTALVIVGDGQGMVGVGYGKAKEVPAAIQKGAEEARKNFFRVPMVAGTITHPVQGEAAAGIVMMRPAAPGTGVIAGGAARPVLECAGVQDILCKSLGSDNAINVVHATVDGLKQLVRPEEVAARRGKTLEEVAPARMLRARAGQEA
- the rpsH gene encoding 30S ribosomal protein S8; this translates as MTMTDPIADMLSRVRNANNAYHDTVSMPSSKLKVNIAEILKQEGYIADYSVEDAKVGKTLNITLKYGPTRERSIAGVRRVSKPGLRVYAKSTNLPKVLGGLGVAIISTSQGLLTDRQANQKRVGGEVLAYVW
- the map gene encoding type I methionyl aminopeptidase, which encodes MGFRSKKKIAAKSPGELDAMQAAGEIVGKALQAVKAAAAPGVTTLELDAIAEETIRNAGAIPTFLGYQGFPGSICASVNEVIVHGIPSADTVLQAGDLVSIDCGATFEGWVGDSAWTFGVGELDAQAQALNEATEWVLQEGLRAMLPGNRLTDVSHALEVATRKAEQRFGVALGIVSGYGGHGIGRTMHEDPFLANEGRGGRGPIIQEGSVLAIEPMLTLGTTESAVLEDDWTVVTLDGSWSSHWEHTVAATAKGPRILTPRK
- the secY gene encoding preprotein translocase subunit SecY, which gives rise to MSALVSAFKDADLRKKILFTIAMIVLYRIGAQIPSPGVDYASISGRLRELTQDQSSVYSLINLFSGGALLQLSVFAIGIMPYITASIIVQLLTVVIPHFEELKKEGQAGQSKMMQYTRYLTVGLALLQSAGIVALADRGQLLGTGVEVLRADRGVFDLVVLVLTMTAGAVLVMWIGELMTEKGIGNGMSLLIFAGIATRLPSDGAGILASSGGGVFALVLVAVIILVVGVVFIEQGQRRIPVQYAKRMVGRRQYGGTSTYLPLKVNQAGVIPVIFASSLIYVPVLITQIVQSGQTQVSDNWWQRNVIQFLQTPSSWQYILLYFVLIIFFSYFYVSVQYDPTEQADNMKKYGGFIPGIRPGRPTAQYLGYVMNRLLFVGALYLGIIAVLPNIMLDLGVGTTNAGSTPFGGTAILILVSVALTTVKQIESQLLQSNYEGFLK
- the rplO gene encoding 50S ribosomal protein L15, with protein sequence MSEPIKLHDLRPAPGANKAKTRVGRGEASKGKTAGRGTKGTKARKQVSAAFEGGQMPLHMRLPKLKGFKNPNKVVFQVVNVADLEKAFPNGGEIKISDIVGAGLARKKQPVKILGNGDLNVALNVTATKFSRSAKEKIEAAGGSVTEA
- the rplR gene encoding 50S ribosomal protein L18; protein product: MSNTAENKRLPIGKDISTRRRLARARRHGRIRKTLRGTPEAPRLVVHRTSRHMHAQVIDDLAGHTLAAASTMEADVRAMEGDKKARAAKVGELIAERAKAAGIEVIVFDRAGYKYHGRVAALADAAREGGLKF